The Roseimicrobium gellanilyticum genome contains a region encoding:
- a CDS encoding Gfo/Idh/MocA family protein, with product MNRRRFLQQSAAATASASALGFPAILRSASPNSMLQVACIGVARMGGNTMRSVATHPKVKIVSICDVDANHLKEAATGKGSARAGGVGFPDASQHTDWRQMLRDHSDKFDAVTVGTPDHMHAPMAVQSMRLKKHVYLQKPMAPTIHECRVIQQEAVKAGVVTQLGNQGRSGIEARMTVDLLRNGAIGKIKEAWFWEGKPLSWWPKNEELRTQGDNVPAELDWDAWIGVREPRPYLLDTYHPQTWRAWRDFGVGELGDMGVHFFDGVFDALKLRAPKRVKQTETGAIGTGLWAKSRTVEFEFPGNELIAGDTFKLTWCDGDSARPSREIPMPAALKNFPKSGHLWVGETGMIFKPYGQRPWVLPEDSFPAEKYPRDYGKQDHYHDWVDAILNGKKSCADFSHGGPLTETVLMGTLAENYPNQWLEWDRDAMRITNIAEANKLLKREYRDGWKVEGLG from the coding sequence ATGAACCGCCGTCGCTTTCTCCAGCAGTCCGCAGCTGCCACTGCCTCTGCATCCGCTCTCGGATTTCCTGCCATCCTGCGCAGTGCCTCACCGAACTCGATGCTGCAGGTGGCCTGCATCGGGGTGGCCCGCATGGGTGGAAACACCATGCGCAGTGTGGCCACGCATCCGAAGGTGAAGATTGTTTCCATCTGCGACGTCGATGCGAACCATCTTAAGGAAGCTGCCACGGGCAAAGGCTCGGCACGCGCCGGCGGGGTGGGTTTCCCCGATGCCTCGCAGCACACGGACTGGCGGCAGATGCTGCGTGATCACAGCGATAAGTTTGATGCCGTCACGGTGGGTACTCCAGACCACATGCATGCTCCCATGGCGGTGCAGTCCATGCGCCTGAAGAAGCATGTGTATCTTCAGAAGCCCATGGCGCCGACCATTCACGAGTGCCGCGTCATCCAGCAGGAGGCGGTGAAAGCGGGCGTGGTCACCCAGCTCGGCAATCAGGGCCGTAGTGGCATCGAGGCGCGCATGACGGTGGACCTGCTTCGCAATGGTGCCATCGGCAAGATTAAGGAGGCATGGTTCTGGGAAGGCAAGCCGCTGAGCTGGTGGCCGAAGAATGAAGAACTCCGCACGCAAGGCGACAACGTTCCCGCGGAACTCGATTGGGATGCGTGGATCGGCGTGCGCGAGCCGCGGCCCTATCTTCTGGACACCTACCATCCACAAACCTGGCGCGCATGGCGTGACTTCGGCGTGGGTGAACTGGGCGATATGGGGGTGCACTTCTTCGACGGTGTCTTTGATGCGCTGAAGCTGCGCGCGCCCAAGCGTGTGAAGCAGACTGAGACGGGCGCGATTGGCACCGGGTTGTGGGCGAAGAGCCGTACGGTGGAGTTTGAGTTTCCTGGAAACGAACTCATCGCGGGAGACACCTTCAAACTCACGTGGTGCGACGGAGACTCCGCCCGTCCCAGCCGCGAAATCCCGATGCCTGCCGCGCTCAAGAACTTCCCCAAGAGCGGTCATCTCTGGGTGGGTGAGACCGGCATGATCTTCAAACCCTACGGCCAGCGTCCTTGGGTGCTGCCGGAAGATTCGTTCCCGGCAGAGAAGTATCCTCGCGACTATGGCAAGCAGGACCACTACCACGATTGGGTGGATGCCATCCTGAACGGCAAGAAGAGCTGCGCGGATTTTTCACATGGCGGACCTCTCACGGAAACCGTTTTGATGGGCACACTGGCGGAGAACTATCCGAACCAGTGGCTCGAGTGGGATCGTGATGCCATGCGCATCACCAATATCGCCGAGGCCAACAAGCTGCTGAAGCGCGAGTATCGCGACGGCTGGAAGGTCGAGGGATTGGGCTGA
- a CDS encoding VOC family protein, with protein MSTDSARHPAPPSAILETCLSVSDLTQSRAFFEDVFGYAAMVADERLCAFNVGGAQVLILFSREEVTQPVHLPFGTIPSHGSQGESHIGFRIPAESLDEWRARLEERGIPIESTVTWPLGGTSIYFRDPDGHLLELLTPGVWPIY; from the coding sequence ATGAGCACCGACTCCGCCAGACATCCCGCGCCGCCCAGCGCCATCCTGGAAACCTGTCTCAGTGTCTCGGATCTCACGCAATCCCGTGCGTTCTTCGAGGATGTCTTTGGCTATGCTGCCATGGTGGCCGATGAGCGCCTTTGTGCCTTCAATGTCGGTGGCGCCCAGGTGCTGATTCTTTTCAGCAGGGAAGAGGTGACCCAGCCGGTGCATCTCCCCTTTGGCACCATCCCTTCCCATGGGTCCCAAGGTGAATCGCACATCGGCTTCCGCATTCCCGCTGAAAGCCTTGATGAGTGGCGCGCGAGGCTGGAAGAAAGGGGCATCCCCATCGAAAGCACCGTTACCTGGCCCCTCGGTGGCACCAGCATCTACTTCCGCGATCCGGATGGTCATCTGCTGGAACTGCTGACACCGGGCGTGTGGCCAATCTATTGA
- a CDS encoding plastocyanin/azurin family copper-binding protein — MATPHDKHQHESSGFWGCANIFIGGGFAFCALLAGGALFFGGLGQGWKGKADPEAAAASSAAPAPAAAPASAAPAVATSGDVLVVTLRPGSLNPMSWETTTITAKAGQKVKLTFENQHATAPLQHNFILGKIGSKQRLIDASNGMMSDMAKWMAAGFIPESTDVLAHTKLLNPGQSETIEFTLPAEAGEYPYICTFPGHALIMQGTLKAE, encoded by the coding sequence ATGGCTACTCCACACGACAAACACCAGCACGAAAGCAGCGGCTTCTGGGGCTGCGCGAACATCTTCATCGGCGGCGGTTTTGCCTTTTGCGCCTTGCTCGCAGGCGGTGCGCTTTTCTTCGGCGGACTGGGTCAAGGCTGGAAGGGCAAGGCGGATCCTGAGGCCGCTGCGGCATCCTCAGCTGCGCCCGCACCGGCAGCAGCGCCTGCGTCTGCCGCTCCCGCAGTTGCCACATCCGGTGACGTTCTCGTGGTCACCCTGCGCCCCGGCTCGCTCAATCCCATGAGCTGGGAAACCACTACGATCACCGCCAAGGCCGGGCAGAAAGTGAAGCTGACCTTCGAAAATCAACATGCCACCGCCCCGCTGCAGCACAATTTCATCCTCGGCAAGATCGGCTCCAAGCAGCGCCTCATCGACGCTTCCAACGGCATGATGAGCGACATGGCAAAGTGGATGGCGGCTGGATTCATCCCCGAGTCGACTGATGTGCTTGCGCATACCAAGCTGCTGAACCCCGGCCAGTCTGAGACCATCGAGTTCACTCTTCCCGCGGAAGCAGGTGAGTATCCTTACATCTGTACCTTCCCCGGCCATGCCCTCATCATGCAGGGCACGCTGAAGGCGGAGTAA
- a CDS encoding helix-turn-helix domain-containing protein, translated as MSPSLGQRLQQMREQRGLSLPDVAHRTRIPVQRLRELEEDNYNALGSVTYAKGHLKAYADLLGVEADEVLEQLKTPPLGGVRNYRYLVESYGSLKAVSQSEHPVQDRTTVASNKSPMITATVSAFCVLLVGGVLLGNAFLAQQEPQPTPAAGAIVTNPTVIEEPTGKEEPEFSLYGANLEVEAAEEVRAASPSSVTPPKALPVTDEVTSSRRKVSEVPKAQLVE; from the coding sequence ATGTCTCCCTCCCTCGGCCAACGCCTCCAGCAGATGCGTGAACAGCGAGGTCTCTCCCTTCCGGACGTAGCCCACCGGACACGCATCCCGGTGCAGCGGCTGCGCGAACTGGAGGAGGACAACTACAACGCCCTCGGCAGCGTCACCTACGCAAAAGGCCACCTCAAGGCTTATGCGGATCTGCTTGGCGTAGAGGCGGATGAGGTGCTGGAGCAATTGAAGACACCCCCTCTCGGTGGCGTGAGGAACTACCGCTATCTGGTGGAGAGTTATGGCTCTCTGAAGGCCGTGAGTCAGTCTGAGCACCCGGTGCAGGACCGCACTACGGTAGCGTCCAACAAATCCCCCATGATCACCGCCACCGTCAGCGCCTTTTGTGTGCTGCTCGTGGGCGGAGTCCTGCTGGGAAACGCCTTCCTCGCACAGCAGGAGCCCCAGCCGACCCCGGCTGCCGGAGCCATCGTGACCAATCCCACCGTAATCGAAGAACCGACTGGCAAGGAAGAGCCTGAGTTCTCCCTGTACGGAGCGAATCTGGAAGTGGAAGCCGCAGAAGAAGTTCGCGCCGCCAGCCCCTCCAGTGTGACTCCCCCGAAGGCCCTGCCCGTCACGGACGAAGTCACTTCCTCACGCCGCAAAGTTTCCGAGGTACCCAAAGCACAGCTTGTAGAGTAA
- a CDS encoding small basic protein gives MSQHRSLKSKGGSVGTKRSVLKRGERVKLMKARGQWKEGRSPYNLPKTKPEA, from the coding sequence ATGTCCCAGCATCGCAGTCTCAAGTCCAAAGGCGGTTCCGTCGGAACCAAGCGCAGCGTCCTCAAGCGTGGTGAGCGCGTGAAGCTTATGAAGGCTCGCGGTCAGTGGAAGGAAGGTCGCAGCCCCTACAACCTGCCCAAGACCAAGCCTGAGGCCTGA
- a CDS encoding creatininase family protein: protein MSSSPRPWVIAETNWKQVKATRYEVAVLPMGATEAHNWHLPYGTDSYQNDAMCAEAGRIAWEQGAKVGILPNIPFGVQTGQLDIPFCINMNPSTQLMVINDVIASLVGVGIPKLVVLNGHGGNDFKQMLRELQAKWPQIFLSTVFWPNVHDGTGIIDILGDHADERETALMMHLHPDLVLPKSEWGSGEANPWKLKAMREKWAWAQRAWTQATNDTGSGDPQHATAEKGKAYFEAITTKLATYFVELAAADVSALYQRG, encoded by the coding sequence ATGTCCTCCTCGCCACGTCCCTGGGTCATCGCTGAAACGAACTGGAAGCAGGTGAAAGCCACCCGGTATGAGGTGGCGGTGCTGCCCATGGGTGCAACGGAGGCGCATAACTGGCACCTTCCGTATGGCACGGATAGTTATCAAAATGATGCCATGTGCGCGGAGGCCGGGCGTATCGCGTGGGAGCAGGGAGCGAAGGTGGGCATCCTGCCAAACATCCCTTTCGGCGTGCAGACGGGTCAGCTCGACATCCCGTTTTGCATCAACATGAATCCCAGCACGCAACTGATGGTCATCAATGACGTCATTGCGTCACTGGTGGGCGTGGGCATTCCGAAGCTGGTGGTGCTCAACGGCCATGGAGGCAATGACTTCAAGCAGATGCTCCGCGAGTTGCAGGCGAAGTGGCCGCAGATTTTCCTGAGCACCGTCTTCTGGCCGAATGTGCATGATGGCACGGGCATCATCGACATCCTTGGCGATCATGCGGATGAGCGGGAGACGGCACTCATGATGCACCTGCATCCCGACCTGGTGTTGCCGAAGTCGGAGTGGGGGAGTGGCGAAGCCAACCCATGGAAACTGAAGGCCATGCGTGAGAAGTGGGCCTGGGCACAGCGTGCGTGGACGCAGGCTACGAATGACACCGGCAGTGGCGATCCCCAGCATGCTACGGCGGAGAAGGGGAAGGCGTATTTCGAAGCCATCACCACCAAGCTCGCCACCTACTTCGTGGAACTCGCTGCGGCGGATGTCAGCGCCCTCTATCAACGGGGGTAG
- a CDS encoding pseudouridine synthase yields the protein MRLNKFLSSCGLGSRRGVEALILEGRVRINGQVCTELGTQVESTDEVVVDTKKVRPNKPVVIALHKPKGYVCTRDDEHARHTIYDLLPGKLRSLAHVGRLDMDSEGLLLLTNQGDLSHQLAHPTHGLEKEYEVQLEKPFDPALLEKLTHGLHIEEGFAKAERAWIIGHYKLGLVLKQGLKRQIRHMLYRVGYEVKRLVRVRIGNLPLTGIPEGGFRELKPDEVDRLLVHPKAKERPTLSKSRTASARKAMTERVEKEKEIERKTKAAEAAGKAAPARGRNRPARKTSRRGGARGGY from the coding sequence ATGCGCCTGAACAAATTCCTCAGCAGTTGCGGCTTGGGATCGCGGCGAGGTGTGGAGGCCCTCATCCTCGAAGGCCGCGTCCGCATCAACGGCCAGGTCTGCACCGAACTCGGCACCCAGGTGGAATCCACCGATGAGGTGGTGGTGGACACCAAGAAGGTGCGACCGAACAAACCGGTCGTCATCGCCCTGCACAAGCCCAAGGGCTACGTGTGCACTCGCGATGACGAGCACGCACGTCACACGATCTATGACCTGCTTCCCGGCAAGCTGCGTTCCCTGGCGCACGTGGGTCGCCTGGACATGGATAGTGAGGGGCTCCTCCTCCTGACAAACCAGGGTGATCTGTCCCACCAACTTGCGCATCCTACGCACGGCCTCGAAAAGGAATACGAGGTGCAGTTGGAGAAGCCCTTCGATCCGGCGCTGCTGGAGAAGCTGACCCACGGGTTGCATATCGAAGAAGGTTTCGCCAAGGCAGAGCGCGCATGGATCATCGGTCACTACAAGCTGGGCCTCGTGCTGAAGCAGGGCCTCAAGCGCCAGATCCGCCACATGCTCTACCGTGTGGGCTATGAAGTGAAACGTCTCGTGCGCGTGCGTATCGGCAATCTTCCCCTTACCGGCATTCCAGAAGGCGGCTTTCGCGAGCTCAAGCCGGACGAGGTGGATCGCCTGCTGGTGCATCCCAAGGCCAAGGAACGTCCCACGCTCAGCAAGTCGCGCACGGCCTCTGCACGCAAGGCGATGACCGAGCGTGTGGAAAAAGAAAAGGAGATCGAGCGCAAAACCAAGGCGGCCGAAGCTGCCGGAAAGGCTGCTCCAGCCCGCGGCCGTAACCGCCCCGCCCGCAAGACCTCGCGTCGCGGGGGTGCACGTGGTGGGTATTGA
- a CDS encoding DNA translocase FtsK, whose product MSSRSAALTRKQHPRTTEPVADNRAMHAALGLAFLGGALFYLLALISHEPADLPAWTHLAISDTAPATTHNLIGQLGAVLAGYTFWMFGAANYVIPVCLTWFGVCKFASPAAITLRSWIGFALMVISASAIFYLQAFWQWDDKNVTPYGAGGGLGYVVGGMLMLDIFGEVGSLLLLGTTYLVGMIFATGMHPIQVIIQGKDMMVQSAVNWWEGRAERRRLAEERATLPFTVPPPDAGKPSRKKKSPLPEVSDEINANTQLELPSVQNLPKIIDASAPKPPKPKPQLAEVWKKRQEQKEERIAFAKPTSLTARYKDYTVPPMDLLHYPDAASRMPTDEAPLRDMQEIIIETLATFDIQVTAGDITKGPAITRYEVYPSKGLRVNRIANLEPDIARATKAERINILAPIPGRDTVGIELPNRDKIVVPIRELLEDDTFQNGKAKLPLALGKDVYGKAVIADLATMPHLLVAGTTGSGKSVCINSIITSLLCRFAPDELRFIMIDPKVVEMQGYKDLPHLALPVVTDPKQSILALRWVVNEMEKRYQIFAKVGVRNFDGFNGRGPGKSFGKVTSRVGGGATMEEALQASAPSAPRSAPSPKKSLRDPHPDSIEDKDGLDALDEEDGYYVPKGSLWDGNSEPPPHKEPELEIPDSLPYIVVIVDELADLMQTAPADIESAIARIAQKARAAGIHLILATQTPRAEVVTGIIKANVPCRIAFQVNSALDSRVILDRKGADKLVGKGDMLYLPPGTSQLMRAQGTMVTDDELQNLVDHACNQGTPSFEAVLADPDEMGDEGESEAITPEDEAILEKVLEVLRSEKKASTSHIQRRLRLGYTRAARMMDILEQRGIIGPADGAKPREILVEL is encoded by the coding sequence ATGTCCTCCCGCTCAGCCGCGCTCACGCGCAAGCAGCACCCCCGGACCACGGAGCCGGTGGCGGACAATCGTGCCATGCACGCCGCCTTGGGATTGGCCTTCTTGGGAGGCGCACTCTTCTACCTGCTGGCACTGATTTCCCATGAGCCGGCGGATCTTCCTGCCTGGACCCACCTCGCCATTTCGGACACGGCTCCCGCCACCACGCATAACCTCATCGGCCAGCTCGGTGCGGTGCTCGCGGGCTATACCTTCTGGATGTTCGGCGCAGCGAACTATGTCATCCCGGTGTGCCTCACCTGGTTCGGCGTGTGCAAGTTTGCCTCACCAGCAGCCATCACCCTGCGCTCGTGGATTGGCTTTGCCCTGATGGTCATCAGCGCCTCGGCCATCTTCTATCTGCAGGCCTTCTGGCAGTGGGATGACAAGAATGTGACCCCCTACGGAGCGGGCGGCGGCCTGGGCTATGTGGTGGGCGGCATGCTGATGCTGGACATCTTTGGCGAGGTCGGCTCGCTGCTGCTGCTGGGCACCACCTACCTCGTGGGCATGATCTTCGCCACGGGGATGCATCCCATCCAGGTCATCATCCAGGGCAAGGACATGATGGTGCAGTCCGCGGTCAATTGGTGGGAAGGCCGCGCCGAGCGCCGCCGCCTTGCCGAAGAGCGGGCCACGCTGCCCTTCACTGTACCGCCACCGGATGCTGGCAAGCCCTCCAGGAAAAAGAAGTCGCCCCTGCCTGAGGTCTCGGATGAGATCAACGCGAACACCCAGCTTGAGCTGCCTTCCGTTCAGAATCTGCCAAAGATCATCGATGCCTCCGCGCCGAAGCCCCCCAAACCCAAGCCACAACTGGCCGAAGTGTGGAAGAAGCGTCAGGAGCAGAAGGAAGAGCGCATTGCCTTTGCCAAGCCCACAAGCCTCACCGCGCGGTACAAGGACTACACCGTGCCCCCCATGGACCTGCTCCACTACCCGGATGCAGCCAGCCGCATGCCCACGGATGAAGCCCCCCTGCGCGACATGCAGGAGATCATCATCGAGACACTGGCCACCTTCGACATCCAGGTGACTGCCGGAGACATCACGAAGGGACCTGCCATCACGCGCTACGAGGTATATCCCAGCAAAGGTCTGCGTGTGAATCGCATTGCCAACCTGGAGCCTGACATTGCCCGCGCGACCAAGGCAGAGCGCATCAACATTCTCGCTCCCATCCCCGGCCGCGATACCGTAGGCATCGAGCTGCCGAACCGCGACAAGATCGTGGTGCCCATTCGCGAGCTGCTGGAGGACGACACTTTCCAGAACGGCAAGGCCAAGCTGCCCCTCGCCCTCGGCAAGGACGTGTATGGGAAGGCGGTCATCGCTGACCTGGCCACCATGCCGCACCTGCTGGTGGCCGGCACCACGGGCTCAGGGAAATCTGTCTGCATCAACAGCATCATCACCAGCCTGCTCTGCCGCTTCGCGCCGGACGAGCTGCGCTTCATCATGATCGACCCGAAGGTGGTGGAAATGCAGGGCTACAAGGACCTGCCCCACCTCGCCCTGCCGGTCGTGACGGATCCCAAACAATCCATCCTGGCCCTCCGCTGGGTGGTGAATGAGATGGAGAAGCGCTACCAGATCTTCGCCAAGGTGGGCGTGCGTAACTTCGACGGTTTCAACGGCCGCGGACCCGGCAAGAGCTTTGGCAAGGTCACCTCGCGCGTGGGTGGTGGCGCCACCATGGAAGAGGCCCTGCAGGCCAGTGCCCCCTCTGCCCCGCGCTCTGCACCTTCGCCCAAGAAGAGTCTGCGTGACCCTCACCCGGATTCCATCGAGGACAAGGATGGCCTGGACGCGCTCGACGAGGAAGACGGCTACTACGTGCCGAAGGGTTCGCTCTGGGATGGCAACAGCGAGCCGCCTCCCCACAAGGAACCCGAGCTGGAGATCCCGGATTCTCTCCCCTACATCGTTGTGATCGTAGACGAGCTGGCGGACCTCATGCAGACAGCCCCGGCGGATATCGAATCCGCCATCGCCCGCATCGCCCAGAAGGCCCGTGCCGCTGGCATCCACCTCATTCTGGCCACGCAGACGCCACGCGCCGAAGTCGTGACCGGTATCATCAAGGCGAACGTGCCCTGCCGCATCGCCTTCCAGGTGAACAGTGCCCTCGACAGCCGCGTGATCCTCGACCGCAAGGGCGCGGATAAGCTCGTGGGCAAGGGTGACATGCTCTATCTCCCACCGGGTACCAGCCAGCTCATGCGAGCCCAGGGCACCATGGTGACGGACGACGAACTGCAGAACCTCGTGGACCATGCCTGCAATCAAGGCACACCGTCCTTCGAAGCGGTTCTGGCTGACCCGGATGAAATGGGTGATGAAGGCGAAAGCGAAGCCATCACGCCCGAAGATGAAGCAATTTTGGAGAAGGTGCTCGAGGTGCTGCGCTCGGAGAAGAAGGCCAGTACCAGTCATATCCAGCGACGACTGCGTTTGGGGTACACCCGCGCGGCCCGCATGATGGATATCCTTGAGCAGCGCGGCATCATCGGCCCGGCGGACGGAGCCAAACCGCGGGAAATTTTGGTTGAGTTGTAA
- a CDS encoding WD40 repeat domain-containing protein: MSDATDKPKAAGIEPKQIAEVRTTRQITASRFSADGTVLAAVGFDSAVWRWRMNGSELAPMPSLTGHQGWATALAFHPTQPQLFTVDSWGSLQAHDSHEDTPKLLWKNDKGHDGWVRQIAISPDGTRLATCGRDCFARVWEAATGKLVAEYKAPGDLFAVAFQPDGTAIVFGDMRGRFEMWDFAAKKTVRTFEAPVLYRLDRIQDIPGLRNLMFLDGGKTLVASGTKPQNGATPQSFPLVLFFDYESGELKQTFIHGTNKEGYVHDLVPHPQGYLMAVTSGSPGSGMLFLFRAGEKEPFHVNTKMPNCHSLALHPDGKRFIVTSTNRDSNGNGRKLGKDGEYATNTSPLHLFELPG; this comes from the coding sequence ATGAGTGACGCGACGGACAAACCCAAAGCTGCGGGCATCGAGCCGAAGCAGATCGCCGAGGTGAGAACCACGCGCCAGATCACCGCGTCGCGCTTCAGCGCGGATGGCACCGTGCTCGCTGCGGTGGGCTTTGACTCCGCCGTCTGGCGCTGGCGGATGAACGGCAGCGAACTGGCTCCCATGCCCTCACTCACCGGCCATCAAGGCTGGGCCACCGCGCTGGCATTTCATCCCACGCAGCCACAACTCTTCACCGTGGATTCATGGGGCAGCCTGCAGGCGCATGACTCGCACGAAGATACGCCCAAGCTCCTGTGGAAGAATGACAAGGGGCATGATGGATGGGTCCGGCAGATCGCCATTTCACCGGATGGCACCCGCCTCGCGACTTGTGGACGCGATTGCTTTGCTCGTGTGTGGGAGGCGGCGACTGGCAAGCTCGTCGCGGAGTACAAGGCACCCGGGGACCTCTTCGCCGTGGCATTCCAGCCGGATGGCACGGCGATTGTGTTCGGTGACATGCGCGGGCGATTTGAAATGTGGGACTTTGCCGCAAAGAAGACCGTGCGCACCTTCGAGGCTCCGGTGCTTTATCGGCTTGATCGCATCCAGGACATTCCCGGCCTGCGCAATCTGATGTTCCTCGATGGTGGCAAGACCCTCGTTGCCAGTGGCACCAAACCGCAAAATGGTGCGACGCCCCAGAGTTTCCCTCTCGTGCTCTTCTTCGATTACGAAAGCGGAGAGCTGAAGCAGACCTTCATCCATGGCACGAACAAGGAAGGCTATGTCCATGACCTCGTGCCTCATCCGCAAGGATATCTCATGGCGGTCACCTCCGGTTCACCCGGCAGCGGCATGCTTTTTCTCTTCCGCGCCGGGGAGAAGGAACCCTTCCATGTGAACACCAAGATGCCCAACTGCCATTCCCTGGCCCTGCATCCGGACGGCAAACGCTTCATTGTGACGTCGACGAATCGCGACAGCAATGGCAACGGTCGCAAGCTTGGCAAAGATGGCGAATACGCCACAAACACCTCGCCCCTGCATTTGTTCGAACTGCCGGGCTGA
- a CDS encoding c-type cytochrome domain-containing protein encodes MKKPFMLTMAAASLGGFALFSPTSASADDKVDFAKQILPIFEAKCMKCHETEHTDDTGRIKKPKSGLVMDTAEGLKKGGKEHKEKTLVAGKAADSALYTMTTLPITDEMVMPPEGKADPLTDAEKELLKKWIDQGADFGTWTKWEKKK; translated from the coding sequence ATGAAAAAGCCATTCATGCTCACGATGGCCGCCGCTTCGCTCGGCGGGTTCGCCCTTTTTTCCCCGACCTCTGCGTCCGCTGACGACAAGGTGGACTTTGCCAAGCAGATCCTGCCCATTTTCGAGGCCAAATGCATGAAGTGCCACGAAACGGAACACACCGACGATACGGGCCGCATCAAGAAGCCCAAGAGCGGGCTGGTGATGGACACCGCCGAAGGCCTCAAGAAGGGTGGCAAGGAGCACAAGGAAAAGACCCTTGTGGCTGGCAAGGCGGCAGACAGCGCCCTCTACACCATGACCACTCTGCCTATCACGGACGAAATGGTGATGCCTCCCGAAGGCAAAGCCGACCCGCTTACCGACGCGGAAAAGGAACTGCTGAAGAAGTGGATCGATCAGGGTGCTGACTTTGGCACCTGGACGAAATGGGAAAAGAAGAAGTAG